Proteins from a genomic interval of Yarrowia lipolytica chromosome 1E, complete sequence:
- a CDS encoding uncharacterized protein (Compare to YALI0E23969g, no similarity), translating into MVAAKIVFSTALLALVAGAATDATSNNVADLMQKIVEKDAVPTITDHREPPFVVVEKRQFQGNQGNQGNQGNQGNQGNQGNQQNNATSSIPTNSGSSQAGGFSSSSSPGFFSSTEISSTESSSFAESTSSESSSRFVPSSTSTSSESSSSEISTSTSSESSSTTESSTTESSTTESSTTESSSTTESSTTESSTSAFVPVPTTESSSEASSSASPSPTSTESSASPSPSTTEGPSSESSTEVTSDAVVSSTLIDASGGRTTVIMTLTNTKVTYVGSTTTLPVETPTASGVTGNNNKSTGSTSHTGRNVGIGVGVGVGVPVVAAVIGGLWWWRRKRGGDTPMYDKDDLISGGEDSNVFRSNIDQYHAPNRANSAANF; encoded by the coding sequence CGTCTTTTCCACAGCGCTGCTGGCGCTAGTGGCCGGCGCCGCCACCGATGCAACCTCCAACAACGTTGCAGACCTCATGCAGAAAATTGTCGAGAAGGACGCTGTCCCCACCATCACAGACCACAGAGAGCCCCCGTTCGTGGTTGTTGAGAAACGACAATTCCAGGGCAACCAGGGCAACCAGGGTAACCAGGGTAACCAGGGAAATCAGGGAAATCAGGGCAACCAGCAGAACAAcgccacctcctccatccCCACCAACTCGGGCTCTTCCCAGGCAGGAGGCTTTTCTTCTAGCTCATCCCCGGGCTTCTTTTCATCCACGGAGATTTCTTCCACCGAGTCTAGCTCTTTCGCCGAGTCCACTTCCTCCGAGTCCTCCTCCCGGTTTGTGCCCTCATCCACCTCGACCTCCTCGGAGAGCTCCAGCTCTGAGATCTCTACGTCGACCTCCTCTGAGAGCTCCTCTACCACCGAGTCCTCTACCACCGAGTCCTCTACCACCGAgtcctccaccaccgagtcctcctccaccaccgagTCCTCAACCACTGAGAGCTCCACGTCTGCATTTGTCCCCGTGCCTACCACGGAGTCATCCTCTGAGGCTTCTTCCTCTGCTTCTCCCTCTCCTACCTCGACAGAGTCCTCGGCCTCGCCTTCTCCCTCCACCACAGAAGGCCCCTCGTCAGAGTCTTCCACTGAAGTCACTTCCGACGCCGTGGTGTCGTCCACCCTAATCGACGCGTCCGGCGGCCGAACCACCGTTATCATGACcctcacaaacacaaaggTGACCTACGTCGGGTCCACAACCACTCTGCCTGTGGAGACCCCCACCGCAAGCGGAGTCActggcaacaacaacaagtcTACGGGCTCGACCTCCCACACGGGCCGAAACGTCGGTATCGGTGTGGGAGTGGGTGTTGGTGTACCTGTTGTGGCAGCCGTCATTGGAGgtctgtggtggtggcgaCGAaagcgaggaggagacacCCCCATGtacgacaaggacgatcTCATCAGCGGAGGCGAGGACTCCAACGTGTTTCGATCCAACATTGACCAGTACCATGCGCCTAACCGGGCCAACTCCGCAGCGAACTTTTAA